A genomic window from Rosettibacter firmus includes:
- a CDS encoding hybrid sensor histidine kinase/response regulator: MDNLLDINTLSYFSEGLNDIFFIIDFVDNEKQNYYSENIKKIIGYSPEELDKLPDKIHSLVDSRDYNKIRDILVELESNTHLNYVTLEYRIKPKNDSTIWLREFLKVVRDNEGNILEKHSVLFNITSLKEREFELEKENEALKELNATKDKFISIVSHDLRAPFTTLLGFTEILLNEKELSEEERNEYLKYIYEASKTELNLINCLLDWSRLQTGKIKVEPTRLNVKTTVANAIISLTPISVRKNIEIKIDIQPNLFMYADERLIGQAILNLVSNAVRFSHPGKEVNIHSQRFKEGMIEIVIVDQGTGISEEGQDKLFRIDQKFITPSTEGDKGSGLGLTLVKEIINKHGGDIWFYSKVGEGSEFHITVPEAKNILLIVEDDESVISLYKKLVENNLPFFEIKTAANGYDAITLLKNIMPTIIITDHDMPLMNGTQFVEAVYKRDVNRSIPIIVISAKLDDDIIKTYAKLGVNKIVSKPINTQELINTIKESLFQY; the protein is encoded by the coding sequence ATGGATAATTTACTTGACATAAACACACTTTCTTATTTTAGCGAGGGCTTGAACGATATATTTTTTATAATTGATTTTGTAGATAATGAAAAACAAAATTATTATTCCGAGAATATTAAAAAGATAATTGGTTATTCCCCTGAAGAACTTGATAAATTACCAGATAAAATTCATTCTTTAGTTGATTCAAGAGACTACAATAAAATTAGAGATATATTAGTAGAATTAGAATCGAATACACATCTTAATTATGTAACACTTGAATATAGAATTAAACCTAAAAATGATAGTACAATCTGGTTGAGAGAATTTCTAAAAGTTGTTCGCGATAACGAAGGTAATATATTAGAAAAGCATAGTGTTTTGTTTAATATTACTTCATTAAAAGAAAGAGAATTTGAATTAGAAAAAGAAAACGAAGCCTTAAAAGAATTAAATGCAACAAAAGATAAATTTATATCGATAGTTTCCCACGATTTAAGAGCTCCTTTTACAACATTGCTGGGCTTTACAGAAATTTTACTAAACGAAAAAGAATTATCAGAAGAAGAAAGAAATGAGTATTTGAAATATATTTATGAAGCTTCAAAAACTGAATTAAACTTGATAAATTGCCTGCTGGATTGGTCGCGTTTACAAACTGGAAAAATAAAAGTTGAACCAACACGTCTAAATGTAAAAACTACAGTAGCAAATGCAATTATATCATTAACACCAATATCTGTTAGAAAAAACATAGAAATAAAAATTGATATTCAACCCAATCTGTTTATGTATGCAGATGAAAGATTGATAGGTCAAGCCATATTAAATTTAGTTAGTAATGCTGTAAGATTTTCACATCCAGGAAAAGAAGTTAATATACATTCTCAGAGATTTAAAGAAGGAATGATTGAAATTGTTATAGTTGATCAGGGAACTGGAATTTCTGAGGAAGGACAGGATAAATTGTTCAGGATAGATCAAAAATTTATTACACCAAGTACTGAAGGAGATAAAGGCAGTGGTCTTGGATTAACACTTGTTAAAGAAATAATTAATAAACATGGTGGCGATATATGGTTTTATTCAAAAGTAGGTGAAGGAAGTGAATTTCATATTACTGTTCCAGAGGCAAAAAATATTTTGCTTATAGTTGAAGACGATGAATCTGTAATTTCACTTTATAAAAAATTAGTTGAAAACAATTTACCTTTCTTTGAAATTAAAACAGCTGCTAATGGATATGATGCTATTACACTCTTAAAGAATATTATGCCTACTATCATTATTACAGACCACGATATGCCATTGATGAATGGGACTCAATTTGTTGAAGCAGTTTACAAACGAGATGTTAATAGATCTATACCAATTATTGTTATCTCTGCAAAATTAGATGATGATATTATTAAAACCTATGCTAAACTGGGAGTAAATAAGATTGTTTCAAAACCAATAAATACACAAGAACTGATAAATACAATTAAGGAATCTTTATTTCAATATTAA
- a CDS encoding sigma-54-dependent transcriptional regulator, which translates to MSVNILIADDEKPIRDSLKMILEEEGYKIETVADGEEALQKIQNTQGNEYFDIVITDIKMPKIDGIQLLETASRISPETFFIIITAYASVNTAIEALRHGAYDYLIKPIEFDDLIIRIKRLLDYKKLALENKILRQRISTDYSYANLIGKSDAMKKVFSVIAQVAPTNSNVLITGKSGTGKELVAKAIHYNSKRRDKIFLPVNCGAIAENLIESELFGHKKGAFTGATEDKLGLFKVADGGTLFLDEIGEIPLNLQVKLLRAIEDKEFIPVGGTKPVSTDVRIIAATNQNLFEKTKTGEFREDLYYRLNVVEINLPTLNERKEDIPLLVNHFIEKYCKEMGKKIIGVDNETMKILMNHDWRGGVRELENVIERSIIFCNKDMLTVDDLADYIKRDVTVHDYPDSLKDALHNFEREHIIKTMKKYNYNKEEVARALEIGLSSLYRKMDELNIPTKPPKEDE; encoded by the coding sequence ATGTCAGTTAACATATTAATTGCTGATGATGAAAAACCTATTCGCGATTCTTTAAAAATGATACTTGAAGAAGAAGGATATAAAATAGAAACAGTAGCAGATGGCGAAGAAGCTTTACAAAAAATTCAGAATACACAGGGAAATGAGTATTTTGATATTGTTATTACAGATATTAAAATGCCTAAAATTGATGGCATACAACTTCTTGAAACTGCTTCCAGAATTTCACCAGAAACTTTTTTTATTATAATAACTGCCTATGCTTCTGTGAATACTGCAATCGAAGCATTAAGACATGGTGCTTATGATTATTTAATTAAGCCTATTGAATTTGATGATTTAATTATTCGTATAAAAAGATTACTTGATTACAAAAAACTTGCTCTTGAAAATAAAATACTTAGGCAGAGAATTTCTACAGATTACAGTTATGCAAATCTAATTGGTAAAAGTGATGCAATGAAGAAAGTTTTTTCTGTCATTGCTCAGGTTGCACCCACAAATAGTAATGTCTTAATAACAGGTAAAAGTGGAACTGGAAAAGAATTAGTTGCTAAAGCAATTCATTATAATAGTAAAAGAAGAGATAAAATATTTCTTCCTGTTAATTGTGGTGCAATTGCAGAGAACTTAATTGAAAGCGAACTTTTTGGACATAAGAAAGGTGCTTTTACAGGTGCTACAGAAGATAAGTTAGGTCTATTTAAAGTTGCCGATGGTGGCACTTTATTTCTTGACGAAATTGGAGAAATTCCACTTAATCTTCAGGTAAAATTACTTCGTGCTATTGAAGATAAAGAATTTATTCCTGTTGGTGGTACTAAACCTGTTAGTACAGATGTTAGAATTATTGCAGCAACAAATCAAAATCTTTTTGAAAAAACAAAAACTGGAGAATTTAGAGAAGACTTATATTATCGATTAAATGTAGTTGAAATTAATTTACCAACTCTTAATGAAAGAAAAGAAGATATTCCACTATTAGTTAATCATTTTATAGAAAAATATTGTAAAGAAATGGGGAAAAAAATAATTGGTGTTGATAATGAGACCATGAAAATATTGATGAATCATGATTGGCGAGGTGGTGTACGTGAACTCGAAAATGTAATTGAAAGATCAATTATTTTCTGCAATAAAGATATGCTAACTGTAGATGACCTTGCTGATTATATTAAGAGAGATGTTACTGTTCATGATTACCCAGACTCTCTTAAAGATGCACTTCATAATTTCGAAAGAGAACATATAATCAAGACAATGAAAAAATATAATTATAACAAAGAAGAAGTTGCCAGAGCACTTGAAATTGGGCTGTCATCCCTTTACAGAAAAATGGATGAATTGAATATTCCTACAAAACCCCCAAAAGAAGATGAATAA
- a CDS encoding two-component system sensor histidine kinase NtrB, whose product MKKLLIEFLKEHFNQVVENWSEKLYQIFKDKLFEAQIRTFVESSITTFIEVLEEGDYKIADQYLIDIYTLFARANLNLLEVSQMFGQGRYAVLNIIEKEIASPTDPVILLGFIDEIIEQVLVRYAMLHQEAKMKELKYERDRLAFKLELNQQYLKNILHTSDSAIMMVDENEKFIAWNKGAERIFGYTEKEIIGKPSSFLLPEGEKYQEELRQIQEEVKKGVTKILETERKTKDGRILSVRLSVSRLPASNGSYSGRSIVIKDFTEYKKLQAQIDQSEKLAVIGQLAAGVAHEIGNPLASISSLVQILQRKSQDPFFSEQLSYIKENIDRISKIVRELVDFSRPPSYERAMHDITDVIKTALGIVKYDKRVRNVKFVTDLKNSLPKINIAADQLLQVFVNILINALDAIEGNGTITVKSNYDDEYIYIDIIDDGCGMDEKTMEKIFDPFFTTKEVGKGTGLGLSVSYGIIKQYNGEILVKSKLNEGSKFTVKIPIKLNS is encoded by the coding sequence ATGAAAAAATTATTAATAGAATTTCTTAAAGAACACTTTAACCAAGTGGTTGAAAATTGGAGTGAAAAACTTTATCAGATTTTTAAAGATAAACTATTTGAGGCACAAATAAGAACATTTGTTGAAAGCAGTATTACAACATTTATTGAAGTTTTAGAAGAAGGTGATTATAAAATTGCAGATCAGTACTTAATTGATATATATACACTTTTTGCACGTGCGAATTTAAATTTGTTAGAAGTAAGTCAAATGTTTGGACAGGGGAGATATGCAGTTCTTAACATTATTGAAAAAGAAATTGCGAGTCCAACAGACCCTGTAATTTTGTTAGGTTTTATTGATGAAATAATAGAACAGGTTTTGGTTCGATATGCAATGTTACATCAAGAAGCGAAGATGAAAGAATTGAAATATGAAAGAGATCGTTTGGCTTTTAAACTCGAACTTAATCAGCAATATTTGAAAAATATATTGCATACATCAGATTCTGCAATAATGATGGTTGATGAGAACGAAAAATTTATAGCATGGAATAAGGGTGCTGAAAGGATATTTGGATATACTGAAAAAGAAATAATTGGAAAACCTTCGTCTTTTCTTTTACCTGAGGGAGAAAAATATCAAGAAGAATTACGACAAATTCAAGAAGAAGTTAAAAAGGGAGTAACAAAAATTTTAGAAACAGAGAGAAAAACGAAAGATGGAAGAATTCTAAGTGTTAGATTAAGTGTATCAAGATTACCAGCCAGTAATGGTAGTTATTCAGGGAGGTCGATAGTAATAAAAGATTTTACTGAATATAAAAAGCTACAAGCACAAATTGATCAATCTGAAAAGTTAGCAGTAATAGGACAGCTTGCAGCAGGAGTGGCTCACGAAATTGGTAATCCACTGGCTTCAATATCTTCTTTAGTTCAAATACTGCAAAGAAAAAGTCAGGATCCATTTTTTAGTGAACAATTATCATATATTAAAGAAAATATAGACAGAATTTCAAAAATTGTTAGAGAACTTGTAGACTTTTCAAGACCACCAAGTTACGAACGTGCAATGCATGATATTACCGATGTTATTAAAACTGCACTCGGTATAGTAAAATATGATAAACGTGTTCGTAATGTTAAGTTTGTAACAGATTTGAAAAATAGCTTACCAAAAATTAATATTGCTGCTGACCAATTATTACAGGTATTTGTAAATATTCTTATAAATGCTCTTGATGCTATTGAAGGTAATGGAACAATTACAGTCAAATCCAATTATGATGATGAATATATTTACATTGATATTATTGATGATGGCTGTGGTATGGACGAAAAAACTATGGAAAAAATTTTTGATCCATTCTTTACAACAAAGGAAGTTGGAAAAGGTACAGGTCTGGGATTATCTGTAAGCTATGGAATTATAAAACAATATAATGGTGAAATACTTGTTAAAAGTAAACTTAATGAAGGAAGTAAATTTACTGTTAAAATACCTATAAAACTAAATAGTTGA
- a CDS encoding DUF4139 domain-containing protein: MKHLALLILIFLSTQVNASKEQFIKANLKKVKVFLKGAEITHSAQVKLENGNTDIIFYGIAQNINPNSINISVNRNLNILSVEQKVDYLKSPEKNSRIKVLEDSLKIFKKYLSIKQNNLDVLNAEIELLFANKIIGGKDKGTSINELQKFSDYFRKKLTELKYDISDLSQEIKDLQNNIDRITKQLNELNANLNKPVNEIVVTVNSKEKLEANFTISYLIDDASWSPAYDIRVDNINSPANLKYKAIIKQNSGIDWENVEVILTTRNTAISNNKPELFPWFIDFEKQFLMKDAGVSAKRIFAPQTLISEESLENAAIENFDIIQTQLTTEFIPDINYSITSDNKPHVVELKNITINTNYEYYAVPKLDNNAFLVAYLSKWNEYSLLPGEANIYFENSYVGKTYLNPYISKDTMTISLGRDQNITLSKQVIKDFTENKFLSNDIERTFAYEIKIKNNKTIPVNLIVEDQIPISKNEDIKVKLIDYDNGTYYENDGRIRWAISLKESESTTRKLIYSVRHPKDKIISNL, from the coding sequence ATGAAACATTTAGCTTTATTAATCCTTATTTTTTTATCTACACAGGTAAATGCTTCAAAAGAACAGTTTATTAAAGCAAATTTAAAAAAAGTAAAAGTATTTCTTAAAGGAGCAGAAATTACTCATTCAGCACAAGTAAAACTTGAAAATGGTAATACCGACATTATTTTTTATGGAATTGCACAAAATATTAATCCAAATAGTATTAACATTTCTGTAAATAGAAATTTAAATATTCTATCTGTAGAACAAAAAGTTGATTACTTAAAATCACCCGAAAAAAATTCTCGCATTAAAGTTCTCGAAGATTCACTGAAAATATTTAAAAAATATCTTTCTATTAAACAGAATAACCTTGATGTATTAAATGCAGAAATTGAACTTCTTTTTGCCAATAAAATTATTGGTGGAAAAGATAAAGGCACTTCTATTAATGAACTTCAGAAATTTTCAGATTACTTCAGGAAAAAGCTTACAGAATTAAAATATGATATATCTGATCTTTCTCAAGAAATAAAAGATTTACAAAATAATATTGATAGAATAACAAAACAGCTGAATGAATTAAATGCTAATTTAAATAAACCTGTCAATGAAATAGTAGTTACAGTAAATTCTAAAGAAAAATTAGAAGCAAATTTTACTATATCATATTTAATTGACGATGCATCCTGGTCTCCTGCTTACGATATTCGTGTAGATAACATAAATTCGCCAGCAAATTTAAAATACAAAGCCATCATCAAACAAAATAGTGGTATAGATTGGGAAAATGTTGAAGTGATTTTAACAACCAGAAATACTGCTATCAGTAATAACAAACCAGAATTATTTCCATGGTTTATAGATTTTGAAAAACAATTTCTAATGAAAGATGCTGGAGTTTCTGCTAAAAGAATTTTTGCACCACAAACTTTAATTTCGGAAGAAAGTTTAGAAAATGCAGCAATTGAAAATTTTGACATAATTCAAACTCAACTTACTACAGAATTTATTCCTGATATAAACTATTCAATTACATCAGATAATAAACCACATGTCGTTGAATTAAAAAATATAACAATTAATACCAATTACGAATATTATGCTGTACCTAAATTAGATAACAATGCATTTCTTGTTGCATATTTGAGTAAATGGAATGAATATAGTCTTCTTCCTGGCGAAGCAAATATTTATTTTGAAAATTCATATGTGGGAAAAACTTATCTAAATCCATATATTTCGAAAGACACCATGACCATATCACTTGGAAGAGATCAAAACATTACTCTTTCCAAACAAGTCATCAAAGATTTCACTGAAAATAAATTTTTGAGTAATGACATTGAAAGAACTTTTGCCTACGAAATAAAAATAAAAAATAACAAAACAATTCCTGTTAATTTAATAGTAGAAGATCAAATCCCTATTTCAAAAAATGAAGATATTAAAGTTAAACTCATTGATTACGATAATGGAACTTATTATGAAAATGATGGCAGAATCAGATGGGCTATTTCGCTTAAAGAATCTGAATCTACAACAAGAAAATTAATTTATTCTGTTCGTCATCCAAAAGATAAAATTATTTCTAATTTATAA
- a CDS encoding sterol desaturase family protein, with protein sequence MHLESYELISYLIITFSALLFLILERIFSYNRGQKLFREGFFDDFVLYTIAQSYILGIFIFTYIINSFDYLTGLSRLKLFENVPIWLQLIFFLITHDLYIYWMHRWQHSNKYLWRLHEAHHSSKKVDWLAGSRSHAFEILINQTVEFLPIVLLGSPPEVIAYKGVISAVWGMYIHSNISFKTGKLKYIINGPEMHRWHHTTGKGRNRNFATKLAIWDWLFNTAYLPQEKANEYGLKTFFPKNYFMQFLYVFRPFRKNNNKLLSKIFITDNTQVIN encoded by the coding sequence ATGCATCTCGAAAGTTATGAATTGATATCATACCTGATAATTACTTTTTCCGCATTATTATTTCTAATATTAGAAAGAATTTTTTCTTATAACAGAGGGCAAAAATTATTTCGAGAAGGTTTTTTTGATGACTTCGTTTTATATACAATTGCTCAAAGTTATATTCTTGGAATTTTCATTTTTACTTACATTATTAATTCATTTGATTACTTAACTGGATTATCGCGATTAAAATTATTTGAGAATGTACCTATCTGGTTACAACTAATTTTCTTCTTGATTACTCATGATTTATATATTTACTGGATGCATCGCTGGCAGCATAGTAATAAATATTTATGGCGTCTGCACGAAGCACATCATTCATCAAAAAAAGTTGATTGGCTTGCAGGTTCACGTTCACATGCTTTTGAAATATTAATTAATCAAACTGTAGAATTTCTCCCGATTGTACTTCTTGGTTCTCCACCAGAAGTTATAGCTTATAAAGGTGTAATTAGTGCTGTCTGGGGAATGTATATTCATTCAAATATCAGTTTTAAAACAGGAAAACTTAAGTATATCATTAACGGTCCTGAAATGCATAGATGGCATCACACAACAGGTAAAGGTCGTAATCGAAATTTTGCAACAAAATTAGCTATATGGGATTGGCTTTTTAATACAGCTTATCTTCCACAAGAAAAAGCTAATGAGTATGGTTTAAAAACTTTCTTTCCCAAAAATTACTTTATGCAATTTTTATATGTATTCAGACCATTTAGAAAAAATAATAATAAACTTCTATCCAAAATTTTTATTACTGATAATACTCAAGTTATAAATTAG
- a CDS encoding glycoside hydrolase family 97 protein: MKKLIFLLFALILLSQIHGKDFTIYSPDKKLKANITISSNITYSIFKDTLQIISPSQISMKLSDNLILGQKPILINSKKRTINQIIKPVVKQKFDTIIDNYNELTLDFKNNYSIIFRVYNDGVAYRFVTKFKDSITVYSEQFEANFPDDYKIYFPEEESFMSHSERLYKYINVSEITSNRFCSLPALIEIDNNIKCAITEADLEDYPGMYLQGNNESKFKLAGLFPNYPSKEEAKNDRDIYVVERTDYLVKTIGNRNFPWRVFVVTENDAQLIESTIIYKLAKPHDENLDFSWVKPGKVAWDWWNANNIYGVDFRAGINTQTYKYYIDFASKYGIEYVILDEGWYKLGNLLEVNPEIDVEEIVNYGKQKNVGIILWAIWKTLDDQFEEAMNQFEKWGIKGIKVDFMQRDDAKMVNFYYKVAREAAKRKFLVDFHGAYKPTGLYRTYPNVITSEGVLGAEHNKWSENVTPEHTLTIPFIRMLAGPMDFTPGAMRNATKENFRIIFTEPMSQGTRCRQLAMYVVYESPLQMLADSPTNYLKEPECMEFLSKVPVVWDYTKVLDAKISKYVLLARKSGDKWYVGAMTNWQPRNLNIDFSFLDDGREYKATIYQDGINADRNANDFKMIKKTITKNDKLEIHMSPGGGWVAVLE, encoded by the coding sequence ATGAAAAAATTAATTTTTCTTTTGTTTGCTTTAATTCTTCTTTCTCAAATTCATGGGAAAGATTTTACAATTTATTCACCAGATAAAAAATTAAAAGCTAATATCACTATTTCAAGTAATATTACTTATTCAATTTTCAAAGATACTCTTCAAATTATATCCCCTTCTCAAATCTCAATGAAATTATCTGATAATTTAATTCTTGGTCAAAAGCCAATTTTAATTAATTCTAAAAAAAGAACAATTAATCAAATTATTAAACCTGTTGTAAAACAAAAATTTGATACTATAATTGATAATTACAACGAACTTACTCTTGACTTCAAAAATAATTATTCAATCATTTTCAGAGTTTATAATGATGGTGTAGCTTATAGATTTGTAACAAAATTCAAAGATAGTATTACAGTCTACTCAGAACAATTTGAAGCAAACTTTCCAGATGATTATAAAATTTATTTCCCTGAAGAAGAAAGTTTTATGTCGCATTCCGAAAGATTGTATAAATATATAAATGTAAGTGAAATAACATCAAATAGATTTTGTTCTTTACCAGCACTGATTGAAATTGATAATAATATTAAATGTGCAATTACAGAAGCAGATCTTGAAGATTATCCTGGTATGTATTTGCAGGGGAATAATGAATCGAAATTCAAACTTGCTGGACTTTTTCCCAATTATCCTTCAAAAGAAGAAGCAAAAAATGATAGAGATATTTATGTGGTCGAACGAACCGATTATTTGGTTAAAACAATTGGTAATCGCAATTTCCCATGGCGTGTTTTTGTTGTTACAGAAAACGATGCTCAATTGATCGAAAGTACAATTATCTATAAACTTGCAAAACCACACGATGAAAATCTTGATTTTTCGTGGGTTAAACCTGGTAAAGTTGCATGGGATTGGTGGAATGCAAATAATATTTATGGTGTAGATTTTCGTGCGGGCATTAATACACAAACATATAAGTACTATATTGACTTTGCTTCTAAATATGGGATTGAATATGTAATTCTCGATGAAGGCTGGTACAAATTAGGAAATTTGTTGGAAGTTAATCCTGAGATTGATGTTGAAGAAATTGTAAATTATGGTAAGCAGAAAAATGTGGGAATAATTCTCTGGGCAATCTGGAAAACCTTAGATGATCAATTCGAAGAAGCAATGAATCAATTTGAAAAATGGGGTATCAAAGGAATTAAAGTGGATTTTATGCAAAGAGATGATGCTAAAATGGTTAATTTCTATTATAAAGTAGCACGAGAAGCTGCTAAAAGAAAATTCCTTGTTGATTTTCATGGAGCTTATAAACCGACCGGTTTATATAGAACTTATCCTAATGTAATTACAAGTGAAGGTGTGCTTGGTGCAGAACATAATAAATGGAGTGAAAATGTTACACCTGAACATACATTAACAATTCCATTTATAAGAATGCTTGCTGGTCCTATGGATTTTACACCGGGAGCTATGAGAAATGCTACTAAAGAAAATTTTAGAATTATATTTACAGAACCAATGAGTCAGGGTACTCGCTGTCGTCAACTTGCTATGTATGTTGTTTATGAAAGCCCATTACAAATGCTTGCAGATTCTCCAACAAATTACTTGAAAGAACCAGAATGTATGGAATTTCTTTCTAAAGTGCCTGTTGTATGGGATTATACTAAAGTGCTCGATGCAAAAATTTCTAAATATGTTTTACTTGCAAGAAAAAGTGGTGATAAATGGTATGTTGGTGCAATGACAAACTGGCAACCAAGAAATTTAAATATTGATTTTTCATTTCTCGATGATGGACGTGAATATAAAGCTACAATTTATCAGGATGGCATAAATGCAGATCGAAATGCGAATGATTTTAAAATGATAAAAAAGACAATTACAAAAAACGATAAATTAGAAATTCACATGTCACCAGGTGGAGGATGGGTAGCAGTTCTGGAATAA
- a CDS encoding N-acetylneuraminate synthase family protein, with amino-acid sequence MNTNKIKVGKHYIGEGEPVYIIAEIGINHNGSIELAKKLIDGAIFAGCNAVKFQKRTPELCVPKDQWDIERDTPWGRISYIEYRRKIEFGYNEYKEIDEYCKQKGIDWFASAWDEEAVDFLEEFDPIMYKVASASLTDEKLLRKIKSTKRPIMLSTGMSTLDEIERAVELLGRNNLLIAQSTSTYPCRLEELNLRVIQTYKKKFPGVPIGYSGHETGLAPTLAAVALGATFVERHITLDRAMWGTDQAASVEIGGMFRLVKDIRDIEKALGDGIKKVYDSELSNMKKLRRFYNEIIYSTEIK; translated from the coding sequence ATGAACACAAATAAAATTAAAGTTGGAAAACACTACATTGGCGAAGGCGAGCCAGTGTATATTATTGCAGAAATTGGTATTAATCACAATGGCTCAATAGAACTTGCAAAAAAATTAATTGATGGAGCAATTTTTGCAGGTTGCAATGCAGTCAAATTTCAGAAAAGAACACCAGAGCTGTGTGTACCAAAAGATCAATGGGATATCGAAAGAGATACACCATGGGGTAGAATTTCTTATATCGAGTATCGACGTAAAATAGAATTTGGTTACAATGAGTATAAAGAAATTGATGAATATTGCAAACAAAAAGGAATTGATTGGTTTGCTTCTGCATGGGACGAAGAAGCAGTAGATTTTCTGGAAGAATTTGATCCCATTATGTATAAAGTTGCATCAGCTTCTTTAACAGATGAAAAATTGTTAAGAAAAATTAAATCAACGAAAAGACCCATTATGCTTTCTACTGGTATGTCAACACTCGATGAAATAGAAAGAGCAGTAGAATTACTTGGAAGAAATAATTTATTGATAGCACAGAGTACTTCAACCTATCCATGTCGTCTTGAAGAATTAAATTTGAGAGTAATACAAACTTATAAAAAGAAATTTCCTGGAGTACCGATTGGTTATTCTGGTCATGAAACTGGATTAGCACCAACACTTGCTGCTGTAGCACTGGGAGCTACATTTGTAGAAAGACATATTACGCTCGATAGAGCAATGTGGGGAACTGACCAGGCAGCTTCAGTTGAAATTGGCGGCATGTTTCGATTAGTTAAAGATATTAGAGATATTGAAAAAGCTCTTGGCGATGGAATTAAAAAAGTTTATGATAGTGAATTAAGCAACATGAAAAAATTGAGAAGATTTTATAACGAGATTATTTATTCAACGGAGATAAAATGA
- a CDS encoding KdsC family phosphatase, whose product MAKKKYSKKELIKKASKIKLLLTDVDGVLTDTGVYYSAKGEEMKRFSIRDGMGVERLRKLVNVETGIITREDTDIIKSRARKLKINELHLGIIDKEVILDEILNRKNLSIDEVAYIGDDTNDIEIMKRVGLCACPNDATEFAKRIAHIITKNNGGYGAFRDFAEFIIESKLNKRKI is encoded by the coding sequence ATGGCTAAAAAAAAATATTCAAAAAAAGAATTGATTAAAAAAGCATCTAAAATCAAATTGCTTTTGACTGATGTTGATGGTGTTCTTACCGATACTGGAGTTTATTATTCTGCAAAAGGTGAAGAGATGAAAAGATTTTCTATACGAGATGGAATGGGAGTGGAAAGATTAAGAAAACTTGTAAATGTAGAAACTGGTATTATTACACGAGAAGATACTGATATAATAAAAAGTCGTGCAAGAAAATTAAAAATCAACGAGTTGCATCTTGGCATAATTGATAAAGAAGTTATACTTGATGAAATTCTGAATAGAAAAAATTTATCTATTGATGAAGTTGCATACATCGGTGATGATACAAATGATATTGAAATTATGAAACGAGTTGGATTGTGTGCATGTCCAAACGATGCAACTGAATTTGCAAAACGAATTGCTCATATTATAACTAAAAATAATGGTGGATATGGTGCATTTCGCGATTTTGCAGAATTTATAATTGAATCAAAACTAAATAAGAGAAAAATATGA